One segment of Shewanella piezotolerans WP3 DNA contains the following:
- a CDS encoding Trm112 family protein, translating into MAFDKKLLDIVACPVCKGKLEYNKQDNQLICKFDKIAYPINDGIPVLLENKAEPLAE; encoded by the coding sequence ATGGCATTTGATAAAAAACTACTCGATATTGTTGCGTGTCCAGTGTGTAAAGGAAAGCTTGAGTATAATAAACAAGATAATCAACTTATTTGTAAGTTCGATAAAATTGCTTACCCGATCAATGATGGCATCCCAGTTTTACTTGAGAACAAAGCAGAGCCATTAGCAGAGTAA
- a CDS encoding MBL fold metallo-hydrolase — protein sequence MNLSLKRVAKMLSYSALLAVALTTNSATANNRFKDVQIKPIKLSDSVYMFIGAGGNIGVSVGNDGLLMIDDQFAPLADKISAALNEIQAGSPKFIINTHYHGDHTGGNAHFGSAGTIMAHHNVLKRLASDKQTTPEALPVITYDHGITVHFNGDALKVRHMGPGHTDGDSVVIWSKANIVHMGDLFFKDKFPYIDLKAGGDVEGYRDNVANALHDMTDKTIVIPGHGDLANKSDLARFKHMLDASINWMRDQKEAGITLEDIKKKGMPENFKGWSWSFISEDKWIDTLYSGL from the coding sequence ATGAACTTATCACTGAAACGCGTAGCCAAAATGCTAAGTTACAGCGCCTTACTTGCTGTTGCACTAACCACCAATAGTGCGACAGCCAATAATAGATTTAAAGATGTACAGATTAAACCAATCAAGCTAAGCGACAGTGTTTACATGTTTATTGGTGCAGGCGGCAATATTGGTGTTTCAGTCGGTAACGATGGTTTGTTGATGATTGATGACCAATTTGCTCCACTCGCCGATAAAATATCAGCGGCGTTAAATGAGATCCAAGCAGGTAGCCCAAAGTTCATTATCAATACTCATTATCATGGTGATCATACAGGTGGTAATGCCCACTTTGGCAGCGCTGGTACGATTATGGCCCACCATAATGTGCTTAAACGCCTAGCATCAGATAAACAAACCACGCCTGAAGCGTTGCCAGTTATCACCTATGATCATGGCATTACCGTGCATTTTAATGGCGATGCGTTAAAAGTGCGCCATATGGGTCCAGGTCATACTGATGGCGACAGCGTTGTTATATGGAGTAAGGCCAACATAGTGCATATGGGCGACCTGTTCTTCAAAGATAAATTTCCTTATATCGATCTAAAAGCTGGTGGGGACGTGGAAGGTTATCGAGATAACGTCGCTAACGCTTTACATGATATGACAGATAAGACAATCGTCATTCCAGGTCACGGCGATTTAGCTAATAAAAGTGATTTAGCTCGCTTTAAGCACATGTTAGATGCGTCGATTAACTGGATGAGAGATCAAAAGGAAGCGGGTATTACTTTAGAGGATATCAAGAAAAAAGGTATGCCTGAAAATTTTAAAGGCTGGAGCTGGAGCTTCATATCTGAAGATAAGTGGATAGATACGTTATATAGCGGGCTATAG
- a CDS encoding M3 family metallopeptidase encodes MKGSTLKPLVAAIAITLSLGACSSANNTTDSQTAPNVVAQQIIENNAGNPFFKPYDTYFGIPDFSKIKPEHYLPAFKAGIAQHEAEIQAIIDNPDAPTFANTIEAMEFSGELTTKVASVFYNLTGADTNEQLQAISKEVSPMLSAAGDDVLLNDALFQKVKAVYDQRDSLNLNVAQAKLLQDTYKSFTRGGANLSDADKTKLRALNEQIGKLSLEFGDNLLAETNAFELVIDTKADLAGLPEDVISVAAQTATKRGHEGKWVFTTSRPSITPFLTYADSRELREKIYKGYVERGNNNNAHDNKKILAKMAALRAERAQLMGYKTHAHFVLEERTAQTPENVYGLLNKVWPAALAQAEAEVADMQALIDAEGGDFKLAGWDWWYYSDKIRVAKYSFNEQQTRPYFSLENTLKGVFYTANRLFGITVKERTDLPKYNDEVRTWEVYDKDGELMAIFMGDYYVRDSKRGGAWMNSYRQQYNMNGVESKPIIVNVLNYPRPVGNEPALLTFDEASTLFHEFGHALHGMLSDVEYRSQAGTSVPRDYVEFPSQVMENWMTQPEVLAQFAKHYKTGEVIPQELVKKIQAASKFNQGFATVEYMAATKLDLDWHTVTDFMPKDAAKFEAESLNKMGLIGEIAPRYRSTYFSHIFSGGYSAGYYSYLWSDILGADAFEAFKENGIFDKATADAFRDNVLSQGGSEDPMKLYKQFRGKEAGIDPLLRSRGLLAK; translated from the coding sequence ATGAAGGGATCAACCCTCAAGCCTTTAGTTGCAGCAATTGCAATTACTCTTTCTTTAGGCGCATGTAGCAGCGCAAATAACACAACCGATAGCCAAACAGCACCAAATGTCGTTGCTCAGCAAATTATTGAGAATAATGCGGGTAACCCTTTCTTTAAGCCATATGATACCTATTTTGGCATCCCAGATTTTTCTAAAATAAAGCCTGAACACTACCTGCCCGCTTTTAAAGCCGGTATTGCGCAGCATGAAGCCGAAATTCAAGCAATAATCGATAACCCTGATGCGCCAACATTTGCAAACACTATTGAAGCGATGGAGTTCTCAGGTGAGCTAACCACTAAAGTTGCTAGCGTTTTCTATAACTTAACAGGCGCAGATACTAACGAGCAGCTTCAAGCTATCTCGAAAGAAGTGTCACCAATGCTTTCTGCTGCTGGTGATGACGTATTGCTAAACGACGCACTATTTCAAAAAGTAAAAGCTGTCTACGACCAACGTGACTCACTTAACTTAAATGTTGCTCAAGCAAAACTATTGCAAGATACCTATAAATCTTTCACTCGTGGCGGTGCGAACTTAAGCGATGCAGACAAAACCAAACTGCGCGCACTCAACGAGCAAATCGGAAAACTAAGCCTAGAGTTTGGTGACAACCTACTGGCTGAAACCAATGCATTCGAATTGGTTATCGACACTAAAGCCGATTTAGCAGGCTTGCCAGAAGATGTGATCAGTGTTGCAGCGCAAACGGCGACAAAACGTGGCCATGAAGGTAAATGGGTGTTTACCACTTCACGCCCTTCAATCACGCCATTTTTAACTTATGCCGATAGCCGAGAACTGCGCGAAAAAATCTATAAAGGTTATGTTGAGCGCGGTAACAATAACAACGCACACGATAATAAAAAAATCCTTGCGAAAATGGCGGCATTACGTGCAGAACGTGCACAGCTAATGGGTTACAAAACGCACGCTCACTTTGTACTTGAAGAGCGCACAGCACAAACGCCTGAAAACGTATACGGCTTACTGAACAAGGTATGGCCTGCAGCGTTGGCACAAGCTGAAGCTGAAGTTGCCGATATGCAAGCGTTAATCGATGCCGAAGGCGGTGATTTTAAGCTGGCAGGCTGGGATTGGTGGTACTACTCAGACAAGATCCGGGTTGCTAAGTACAGCTTCAATGAGCAGCAAACACGCCCTTACTTCTCATTAGAAAACACCCTTAAAGGCGTATTCTATACAGCCAATCGCTTATTTGGCATTACAGTGAAAGAGCGTACTGACCTACCTAAGTACAACGATGAAGTGCGTACATGGGAAGTCTACGACAAAGATGGCGAGTTAATGGCAATCTTTATGGGTGACTATTACGTGCGCGATAGCAAACGTGGTGGTGCTTGGATGAACTCGTACCGTCAGCAGTACAACATGAACGGTGTTGAGTCTAAGCCAATCATTGTAAACGTTCTGAACTACCCTCGCCCAGTAGGCAACGAGCCTGCACTATTAACATTTGATGAAGCTAGCACCCTATTCCACGAATTTGGTCATGCGCTACATGGTATGTTGTCTGATGTTGAGTACCGCTCTCAAGCAGGCACTTCAGTACCACGCGACTACGTTGAGTTCCCATCACAAGTGATGGAAAACTGGATGACACAACCAGAAGTGTTGGCTCAGTTTGCTAAGCATTACAAAACAGGCGAAGTGATCCCACAAGAGCTAGTAAAGAAAATCCAAGCTGCAAGCAAGTTTAACCAAGGCTTCGCAACTGTAGAATATATGGCAGCTACTAAGCTTGATTTAGATTGGCATACAGTGACTGACTTCATGCCAAAAGATGCCGCTAAGTTTGAAGCAGAATCGCTTAACAAAATGGGATTGATCGGTGAGATTGCCCCACGTTACCGCAGCACTTACTTCTCGCACATTTTCTCTGGCGGCTATTCTGCAGGTTACTATAGCTACCTTTGGTCAGATATCTTAGGTGCTGATGCTTTTGAAGCGTTCAAAGAAAATGGTATTTTTGATAAAGCGACTGCTGATGCCTTTAGAGATAACGTCCTTTCTCAGGGCGGCAGTGAAGATCCGATGAAACTGTATAAACAGTTCCGTGGTAAAGAAGCGGGAATCGACCCATTGCTTCGCAGCCGTGGCTTGCTAGCTAAATAA
- a CDS encoding dipeptidase: protein MKRLTLLFIGLFSLPCIAIGTQSDEVAHYAVEHYADEMVASLATLVQFNTVAVDGQTPDSNPEFIGFKRELRSLSDKLGLDYVDHGYVILIGLGQQDDKVGVITHGDVQPANPALWQQSPYQLDMTSQPGKLIGRGTEDDKGPIVTAMYAMKSIKDSQIKLNKRIELMVYMAEESNWEPLKAFLKTYTPANINITIDAEYPVVTAEKGWSKIEFVIPSVDVEAANKGAATLKRFSGGYFGSQVPQQAQAEISFADKGLIQQLKVASKTQSGMTYRFEQNGSTVVIYADGKAAHSSTPEDGVNAVTHLAQLLAIHQWPKNTASLTQQFIHEMIGMGIYAEKFGDIAYKDDFMGPMSLAPTIVKAGKQGTQVMINLRRPIGKTPERLDSQTYEALERWQEKHQVRLAKIETYWGKPMVMQDAPHLNTLLDVYSHFTGVKNPQPVAIGGSTNSKLFPNALSFGPAMPGVEYTGHTENEFITYEQFMLNLKMYSAAFIELAK, encoded by the coding sequence ATGAAACGTCTAACCCTGTTGTTTATCGGTCTATTTTCTCTTCCTTGTATTGCTATTGGAACCCAGTCTGACGAAGTCGCACATTATGCTGTTGAGCATTACGCTGATGAGATGGTTGCTAGTCTTGCGACATTAGTGCAGTTCAATACTGTAGCCGTTGATGGGCAAACGCCGGACAGCAACCCAGAGTTCATAGGATTTAAGCGTGAGCTTAGAAGTTTGAGCGACAAACTAGGCTTAGATTATGTCGACCATGGGTACGTGATATTAATTGGACTTGGGCAACAAGATGACAAAGTGGGTGTCATCACCCATGGAGATGTGCAACCAGCCAACCCAGCACTATGGCAACAGAGTCCTTATCAATTAGATATGACATCCCAGCCTGGAAAGCTTATCGGTCGCGGCACCGAAGATGATAAAGGTCCCATCGTAACAGCCATGTATGCGATGAAATCGATTAAAGATTCGCAGATAAAGTTAAATAAGCGAATAGAGCTGATGGTTTACATGGCGGAGGAGTCCAACTGGGAGCCGCTTAAAGCTTTTTTGAAGACATACACTCCAGCCAATATCAACATTACAATCGATGCTGAATATCCAGTAGTGACCGCTGAGAAGGGGTGGAGCAAAATCGAATTTGTGATCCCAAGTGTTGATGTTGAAGCTGCTAATAAGGGGGCTGCTACTCTTAAGCGCTTCTCAGGTGGCTATTTTGGTAGCCAAGTGCCTCAACAAGCTCAAGCAGAAATTAGTTTTGCAGATAAGGGGTTAATTCAGCAGTTAAAGGTAGCAAGTAAAACACAGTCAGGAATGACATATCGTTTTGAGCAAAATGGCTCGACAGTTGTTATTTATGCTGATGGAAAAGCGGCCCATTCTTCAACACCTGAGGACGGTGTTAATGCGGTGACTCATCTGGCGCAGCTGCTTGCTATCCATCAGTGGCCGAAAAATACCGCATCACTCACACAACAATTTATCCATGAAATGATTGGAATGGGGATTTATGCAGAGAAATTTGGTGATATCGCTTATAAAGATGATTTTATGGGGCCGATGAGCTTAGCGCCTACAATCGTTAAAGCGGGTAAGCAGGGCACACAAGTCATGATTAATCTACGTCGTCCGATAGGCAAGACGCCAGAACGACTAGACAGCCAAACTTATGAAGCTCTGGAGCGTTGGCAGGAAAAGCATCAAGTTAGATTAGCAAAGATTGAAACCTACTGGGGAAAACCTATGGTGATGCAAGATGCGCCGCATCTTAATACGCTGCTCGATGTTTACTCTCATTTTACTGGTGTTAAAAATCCCCAACCAGTTGCAATTGGTGGTTCAACAAACAGCAAACTATTTCCTAACGCATTGAGTTTTGGTCCCGCTATGCCTGGTGTTGAGTATACTGGGCATACCGAGAATGAATTTATCACCTATGAGCAGTTTATGCTCAACCTGAAAATGTACAGCGCTGCTTTTATTGAGTTAGCTAAGTAA
- the tsaB gene encoding tRNA (adenosine(37)-N6)-threonylcarbamoyltransferase complex dimerization subunit type 1 TsaB gives MTKQSIEATSLSILALDTCTESCSAALTHNRQAYCEQADAPREHSQRLLPMVKSVLSQADIKLSDVDLIAYGRGPGSFTGIRICTSITQGLALGQSLPVIGISTLATMAQAAIEAGAQQVLAAIDARMGEVYWGQFIAVDGIATLVNEEVVSAPDSIVLSLDETQTITACGTGFDAYPQILEMAGGLPVCELAKFPDAKYMAILAQQGHLNGLSTSVDELKPVYLRDTVTWKKLPGKE, from the coding sequence ATGACAAAACAGTCCATAGAAGCAACTTCGCTGAGCATACTTGCTCTAGATACATGTACGGAGTCTTGCTCTGCTGCGTTAACCCATAATCGTCAAGCGTATTGCGAGCAAGCAGATGCACCGCGTGAGCACAGCCAAAGGTTATTGCCAATGGTCAAGTCGGTGTTATCTCAAGCTGATATCAAGTTGAGTGATGTTGACTTAATCGCTTATGGTCGCGGCCCTGGTAGTTTCACTGGCATCAGGATCTGTACTAGTATCACCCAAGGCTTAGCATTGGGACAATCACTTCCTGTCATCGGCATCTCAACCCTTGCTACCATGGCACAAGCTGCTATTGAAGCTGGAGCTCAACAGGTTTTAGCTGCTATTGATGCACGTATGGGAGAAGTTTATTGGGGGCAATTTATTGCTGTTGATGGCATTGCCACATTAGTGAACGAAGAGGTTGTTAGCGCACCAGATTCGATAGTGTTAAGCTTGGATGAAACGCAAACGATAACCGCCTGTGGTACTGGTTTTGATGCCTATCCACAGATATTGGAAATGGCTGGTGGCCTTCCAGTATGTGAGCTTGCTAAATTTCCAGATGCTAAATACATGGCGATATTAGCGCAACAAGGACATTTAAATGGCTTGAGCACCAGTGTTGACGAGCTTAAGCCTGTCTATTTGCGTGATACCGTGACCTGGAAAAAGTTACCAGGAAAAGAATGA
- a CDS encoding M50 family metallopeptidase — MPSNLERTLASDTNPTKTATSSGTPSRGRFFLELLVAFLVTKLPFVSVPFKWLESYFHELSHGLATLFTGGAVSHIQLFPNGAGLCFSQGGWPLAIGFAGYFGAALWGYLIFTFATWPKGIRFSFGLLGAGVTLTTLLWARDLLTISILVSLALLFLMPLKLNLNRYLATSLRIMGLMVILNALASPTVLFGLQGQGDANMLAQQSWIPAWFWVLVWLATSAFMLFLCWRRVDRQAEKRQLK; from the coding sequence ATGCCTAGCAATTTGGAGCGCACGCTCGCTAGCGACACAAATCCGACTAAGACAGCAACTTCATCTGGTACACCTAGCAGAGGCAGATTTTTTCTCGAATTATTAGTGGCTTTTTTAGTCACTAAACTACCGTTTGTGAGTGTACCATTCAAATGGCTTGAGAGCTATTTTCATGAGCTATCACATGGTTTGGCGACACTTTTTACCGGTGGAGCGGTTAGTCATATTCAGCTGTTTCCTAATGGGGCCGGACTCTGTTTTAGTCAAGGCGGATGGCCATTAGCTATTGGCTTTGCTGGTTATTTCGGCGCGGCACTGTGGGGCTACCTAATTTTTACATTTGCGACCTGGCCGAAAGGGATCCGTTTTAGCTTTGGTCTGTTAGGCGCGGGGGTCACCCTAACGACTTTGCTTTGGGCGAGAGACTTACTGACTATTTCGATTCTTGTGTCGCTCGCACTGCTATTTTTAATGCCGTTAAAGCTTAATCTTAATCGATATTTAGCCACCAGTTTACGCATTATGGGCTTAATGGTTATTCTAAATGCATTGGCAAGTCCTACTGTATTATTTGGCCTTCAAGGGCAGGGTGATGCCAATATGCTTGCACAGCAGAGTTGGATCCCTGCTTGGTTCTGGGTGCTTGTTTGGCTGGCAACGAGTGCATTTATGCTATTTCTATGTTGGCGTCGAGTTGACCGGCAAGCAGAAAAACGCCAGCTTAAATAA
- a CDS encoding class I SAM-dependent methyltransferase codes for MKMNTLAASLILTGAFGLSTLSATANAHVHENAALDNAVTSDFRQTQNSARDKYRHPKETIEFFDVQPTDTVIELWPGGGWYAEILAPYLANKGHYIGGNFNANPDDEKQRNGYRAKAGKKFEKWIADNQAKLGNASTVTFDPPSFYAMGDDNSADVVLTFRNLHNWAMKGYLEPVFDSAYKVLKSGGTFGIVEHRANPGMDPKTGYMDQAQMIKLAEKAGFTFVESSEINANAKDTKDYPKGVWTLPPRLALDDQDKEKYLAIGESDRMTLKFIKK; via the coding sequence ATGAAAATGAACACCCTAGCCGCCAGCCTTATTCTTACTGGCGCGTTTGGCCTATCAACACTAAGTGCTACTGCAAATGCACATGTCCACGAAAATGCTGCGCTAGATAACGCTGTAACGAGTGATTTTCGCCAAACTCAAAATTCAGCCCGTGATAAATACCGACACCCCAAAGAGACCATTGAATTTTTCGATGTACAGCCAACTGATACGGTTATCGAGTTATGGCCTGGTGGAGGTTGGTATGCCGAAATATTAGCGCCGTATCTTGCTAATAAGGGCCATTATATCGGTGGTAACTTTAATGCTAACCCCGATGATGAAAAGCAGCGCAATGGCTACAGGGCCAAGGCGGGCAAAAAATTTGAAAAGTGGATTGCGGATAATCAAGCTAAATTGGGTAACGCTTCTACCGTCACTTTCGATCCACCTAGCTTTTACGCGATGGGCGACGATAACAGTGCTGACGTCGTACTGACTTTCAGAAATCTCCATAACTGGGCAATGAAAGGTTATTTAGAACCTGTATTTGATTCCGCTTATAAAGTGCTTAAATCTGGTGGTACATTTGGTATCGTGGAACATCGAGCTAATCCTGGTATGGACCCCAAAACTGGTTACATGGATCAAGCACAGATGATAAAGCTGGCTGAAAAAGCGGGCTTTACCTTTGTTGAAAGCTCAGAGATTAATGCAAATGCCAAAGATACTAAAGATTACCCTAAAGGTGTTTGGACTTTGCCACCGCGTTTAGCGCTTGATGATCAAGACAAAGAAAAGTATCTCGCAATTGGTGAAAGCGATAGAATGACGCTGAAATTTATCAAAAAATAA
- a CDS encoding alpha/beta hydrolase produces the protein MDKSCEQAKEITIQLPHIQLAAKLWGSQDKPLILALHGWLDNANSFLPLSQYLTDYQIMAIDWPGHGLSEHRPGKYPLHWIDYLYDLDALLTALPTHQQPTAILGHSLGGIIASAYTAAFPERVTTLILIEALSPLYEKESKVRQRLNNSFKSHRRYLQVEAKSNNVYRDISVAVNARHKLTALDVAWCEILTQRNMKKLDSGVSWRSDPRLKLDSPLRLAYSQVDALMQAHEVDTLLILGSQGFSQLSSAIPIAQCWFNQLEVEEVEGDHHLHMGSAKAVSFSIDRFLKAKG, from the coding sequence ATGGACAAGTCCTGTGAGCAAGCAAAAGAGATAACGATTCAATTACCCCATATCCAATTAGCTGCAAAACTATGGGGTTCTCAGGACAAACCATTAATATTGGCGTTGCATGGTTGGTTAGACAACGCCAATAGTTTTCTACCTTTAAGTCAGTATTTAACTGACTATCAAATTATGGCAATTGACTGGCCCGGTCATGGTTTATCTGAGCATCGTCCAGGCAAATATCCACTGCACTGGATTGATTACCTCTATGACTTGGATGCGCTGTTAACAGCGCTGCCTACACATCAACAGCCTACAGCCATATTAGGTCACTCTTTAGGAGGTATTATTGCATCTGCTTATACGGCTGCATTCCCTGAAAGGGTAACGACCTTGATTTTAATCGAGGCTTTGTCGCCTCTTTATGAAAAGGAGAGCAAAGTGAGGCAACGTCTTAACAACAGCTTTAAGTCTCACCGACGTTATCTGCAAGTTGAGGCTAAAAGCAACAATGTTTATCGAGATATTTCCGTCGCTGTCAATGCTCGTCATAAACTTACTGCGTTAGATGTGGCATGGTGCGAAATTCTAACTCAACGCAATATGAAAAAACTCGATTCTGGAGTAAGCTGGCGCAGTGATCCCCGCTTGAAATTAGATTCCCCATTGAGACTTGCTTATTCCCAAGTTGATGCGTTAATGCAGGCCCATGAGGTCGACACATTGTTGATTCTGGGTAGCCAAGGATTCTCTCAACTTAGCAGTGCAATTCCAATCGCACAATGTTGGTTTAATCAGCTTGAAGTCGAGGAAGTTGAGGGAGATCATCATCTTCACATGGGTAGTGCGAAAGCGGTTTCATTTTCGATAGATAGATTCCTTAAAGCCAAAGGCTGA
- the fadD gene encoding long-chain-fatty-acid--CoA ligase FadD — MDQLWINNLPDDVPSEINVEQYASLVDLFETSVSKYADQPAFVNMGATLTYRKLEERSRAFAAYLQNELKLNKGDRVAIMMPNLLQYPIALFGILRAGMVVVNVNPLYTPRELKHQLTDSGAKAIVVVSNFAHTLDKVVAETPVESVILTGLGDLLSAPKRTVVNFVVKYIKKMVPKYHLPQAISMRKALSKGRRMQYVKPVVKKDDLAFLQYTGGTTGVSKGAMLSHGNVVSNLLQADAAYGSLLINGKEFVVTALPLYHIFALTVNCLLFLHKGANNLLITNPRDLPAFISELEKHPFTALTGVNTLFNALVNSEEFTKLDFTDLKLSIGGGMAVQRAVADKWQGITKTRLLEGYGLTEASPLVTCCPYNLEGYNGSIGFPVANTDIQVRDEEGKVLAQGETGELFAKGPQVMVGYWNRPEETANVIDKNGYLATGDIGYMDDKGYFFIVDRKKDMILVSGFNVFPNEVEEVVALHPKVIEVAAVGVPHEVSGELVKVFVVANDKSLTKEDIIKHCREHLTGYKIPKLVEFRDELPKTNVGKILRRELRDEAKSD, encoded by the coding sequence GTGGATCAACTTTGGATTAATAACCTGCCAGACGATGTGCCTTCTGAAATAAATGTAGAGCAATATGCTTCGTTAGTGGATCTATTTGAAACATCGGTTTCTAAATATGCTGATCAACCTGCATTTGTGAATATGGGAGCAACGTTAACCTATCGCAAACTAGAAGAGCGAAGCCGTGCATTTGCTGCATACTTGCAAAATGAGTTGAAGCTGAATAAAGGCGACCGTGTTGCCATTATGATGCCAAATTTATTGCAATATCCAATTGCACTGTTTGGTATATTGCGCGCAGGCATGGTTGTGGTTAATGTTAATCCGCTATACACACCCAGAGAGCTTAAGCACCAATTGACAGACTCTGGTGCCAAAGCGATTGTGGTAGTGTCTAATTTTGCCCACACATTAGATAAAGTCGTGGCAGAGACCCCTGTTGAAAGCGTTATTTTAACCGGCTTGGGTGACTTATTAAGCGCCCCTAAACGCACAGTAGTTAACTTTGTCGTTAAATATATCAAAAAGATGGTGCCTAAATACCATCTTCCACAAGCTATTTCGATGCGGAAGGCGTTATCGAAAGGGCGACGTATGCAATATGTTAAACCCGTCGTCAAAAAAGATGATTTAGCTTTCTTACAGTACACAGGTGGTACAACAGGTGTATCGAAAGGGGCTATGCTTAGTCACGGCAACGTGGTGAGTAATTTACTGCAAGCTGATGCCGCCTATGGCTCGCTGCTGATCAACGGTAAAGAGTTTGTTGTGACCGCACTGCCGCTATATCATATTTTTGCCTTGACGGTTAACTGTTTGTTGTTCTTGCATAAAGGCGCCAACAACCTGCTTATAACGAACCCAAGAGATCTACCTGCATTTATTAGTGAGCTAGAAAAGCATCCATTTACTGCATTAACTGGTGTCAACACCTTATTTAATGCATTAGTTAACTCTGAAGAGTTTACTAAGCTAGATTTCACTGATCTTAAACTGTCTATTGGTGGCGGAATGGCCGTGCAACGTGCAGTAGCTGATAAATGGCAAGGGATCACTAAAACGCGTTTATTAGAGGGCTATGGTCTTACCGAAGCATCACCACTAGTAACATGCTGCCCTTATAATTTAGAGGGTTATAATGGATCGATCGGATTCCCTGTTGCCAATACGGATATTCAAGTCAGAGATGAAGAGGGTAAGGTGCTTGCTCAAGGTGAGACTGGAGAGCTATTTGCTAAAGGTCCACAGGTGATGGTGGGTTACTGGAATCGACCGGAAGAAACCGCAAATGTTATCGATAAAAACGGTTACTTAGCGACAGGCGATATTGGTTACATGGATGATAAGGGTTATTTCTTTATTGTTGATCGTAAGAAAGACATGATTTTGGTTTCCGGCTTCAACGTTTTCCCGAACGAAGTTGAAGAGGTTGTAGCATTGCATCCAAAAGTTATCGAAGTGGCGGCCGTTGGTGTGCCTCATGAGGTTTCGGGTGAGCTGGTCAAAGTATTTGTGGTAGCAAATGATAAATCTTTAACCAAAGAGGATATTATCAAGCACTGCCGTGAACATTTGACGGGATATAAAATCCCTAAGCTGGTAGAATTTAGAGATGAACTGCCAAAAACGAACGTAGGTAAAATTCTACGCCGTGAATTGAGAGATGAAGCTAAGAGCGATTAA